In Streptomyces sannanensis, the DNA window ACCTGTCCAAGCCGGTGCACGGCAACCGCGCACACCTTGCCTTCAGCAGCGGGCCCCACGAGTGCCCGGGCCAGGACATCGGACGTGCCATCGCGGACACCGGCATCGACACCCTGCTGGCGCGCCTGCCCGACATTCAGCTCGGGGTCGCCGAGGACGAACTGCGTGTGACCGGGTCTCTCCTTTCCAGCCGACTGGACGGGCTGCCTGTACGGTTCACTCCCCGGCGCCCAGGCAGGCAGAGCAACGCCAGTGCGGCCGCGGCGGACACCGGGGGACGCGCAGCTCTCGCAGGGCAGCCGCTGCCTCCGGCCGCGCCGGCGGCTGCACCCGCCGCGACGCCCGCCGGCGGCCACGCCTCCGTCCCCGTGCCCTGGTGGCACAGGCTCTTCGGCCGGCGCTCGGAGTAGTGACGAGCCATGGCCGGGCCAACGGAGTCTGCGTGCTTGGCCCGGCCGTCCGCCGGCGTGGTACCGACGCGCGGCACGTCCCGCCGGAACGTGCCGTCTGCGGCGTTTCGGATTACGCGGCCTATGAGTTGGTTCCGACGTTGACCTGATGAATCGTTTCCCCGGAGGCTTCGGGCATCTCGCCGCCGTTCAGGTGGACCCACAGGGATTGGTAGCCGTTGGTCGAGATGGACGCGAGGCGTTCCGGTTCAGTGGCCAGGGCGAGCTTCGGGTAACGGCTGAACAGCGACCGCAACGCGATTTCGGTCTCGATCTTCGCCAGGCGCGCACCGAGGCAGTAGTGAGCGCCGAACCCGAACGCCGCGTGATCGTGAGGCGCGGAGCGGCTGATGTCGAACTCCTCAGCGTTCTCGTGCCGGCCAGGATCCCGGCCGGCGGCCACCAGACTGGCGATCACTGGGTCGCCCTTGGCCACCCTGACCCCTGCGATCTCGACGTCGACGACGGCGTACCGCATGAGGGCATGCCGCACAGGCCCGGACTGACGGAGTCCTTCGTCGACCGCGGCGCCCCAGGTCTGGGCGTCGTCCCTTTCGAGGGCCATGGCCAGTGATGCCGGGTTCTTCAGAAAGGCGTGGACCGTGTTGGTGATGGAGTTGAGCGTGGTCTCGTGTCCCGCGATGAGGATGAGGAAGAGGGTTTCCACGAGCTCCTGCTCGCTGAGCCGGTCGCCGGCATCGCGGGACTGGATCAGCGCGGTGGTCAAATCGTCCCCGGGCGACGTACGTTTGACCTCCAGCAGTGACGTCAGGGTGCTGAAGATGTCCGCCACGGCCACGCGGATGTCCGCCTCACCAGTAGCGCCTTCCTGGGGCGTCACGAGGCGTTCGAAGCGGTGGCGCAGCTCGGAGACCGCAGTGGCGGGTACGCCCAGGACTTCGCAGATGACCCGCACCGGAAGCGGGTACGCGAACCGCTCGCGCAGGTCCACCGGCTCGTCCGTGGAGCCGAGTTGGTCCATCAACTCGTCGGCGATCTCCATGATGCGCGGACGGAGGGCCTCGATGGGTGCACGTGTGAAGGCGGCGCTGACCAACTGGCGCAGACGGCGGTGCTCGGCGCCGCCCTGATGGAGCATGCCCGCACCGCGAACAAGAGCGATCAGCTCCCATGAATCCGGTACACGCCCATCGGCCAGTGCCGGCCAATACGCCGGATCCTTGGTCAAATCCTCATGGCCGAAGATTCGCCGGGCGGTTGCGAGATCTGTGGCCGTCCATGCGGCGACGCCTCCGGGCAGCTCGACCGGGACGAGGGGGCCGAGGCCGCGCAGTTGTCTCGCTTCCTCTGCGGGGTCGGCGGCGGGGTCGAGACGGTAGAGCTTGCAGTGAGTCAGGTCCACGGACACTCCAGCTGTGAGACGGCAGACTCGATAGTCGGACGCGAGAGGAAGTCCTGATCACGATTCTGCCAAGTGGCCAGGCAACCATACGGCTTCCGCTGAGAAGCCAGACGGGCAGGTCAGGGCTACACACCGTGCCGGCGCGATGCCTGTGGCCGGCACTTGAAGTGACTTGCCGTCAGGTTCTCCAGGCTTAACAGTTGTTCGCATCCGGCCTGATCGACGTGGCGGTCGACAATCGTGCGAGGCGTCTCTGCAGCATGCGCGCCGCCCGCGGAACGTCCTCCAGTGCGAACGCATTCTTCGGGAGGTGCCCGTTGGCCCGGGCGGGGGAAAGCAGGTCGCCGGTCTCCTCATCCACCGCGCAGCGGAGCACGGTGCGGGCGCACGCGGTGCGGGAGGTTTCGCCCTCGGCGAGCGGCAGCTTTCGGCTCACCGACCAGCGCTTGTGGCGCATTGGCCGGCTTCTGCCGGCAGACGGCGTCGCAGAGGAACGCCGTCGGCCTGTTCGATCAGTTTCAGCGACGTGTCTCCGTCGTCGCTGCCAGGGCATCGGCCGATGCCAGGAGCAAGAGCGGTCCACATCCCCCAGGCCTCGGCGACGACTGCGATCTCGGCCCGCATGGCCTCGCTGATCGGCACGTGGTGTTCAAGGAGACCGGTGATAAGCAAGTCCAGGCCGGCCTCCTGCTCGCCGGTGTCCCAGCAGTCGGTGGATCGCAGGGCGAGGTCGCCACTGCCGCCGCGCGGCGGTCCCGGCCGGATCTGATTCCGCCCGAAGCACGGGTCATGAGCCGGGTGGGTGCGCGCCCGCCGGGCTCATGTCGGGGATGTCCTGCTCCGCCCAGACGAGCTTGCCGCTCGTCGTACGGCAGGCGCCCCAGCGGCGGCACAGCATGTTGACCAGCTGCAGGCCGCGGCCGCCCTCGTCAGTGAGGCCGCTGTGCTGGATCTGCGGCAGGTCGGGGCCGGTGTCGGTCACCTCCACCACCAGCCGGTCGTGCCGTAGCAGCCGCAGGTGCCCGGGCCCGCCGCCGTACCGCAGGGCGTTGCCGACCAGTTCGCTGACCACGAGTTCGGTCACATCGGTCAGCTCCGTCAGCTGCCAGTGGCCCAGCCGTTCCCGGACCAGCTCGCGCGCGATGCCGGCAGCCGTGCCGTCGTGCGGCAGCGGCCACACCCGCACATCGGGGTCCGTGACGCTCGGCCGGGTGGCCGCGACGATCAGCGCGGCCTCGTCGAGTCGGGGGTGTGCCACGGGGCCGAAGGCGGACAGGGCTTCGGCGTCCAGCCCGTCGGGCGCCATGCCGGCCACGTGGTGCAGCAGCCGCTCCATCTGGACGTCGATGTCCTCGGTGCGGGTCTTGACCAGCCCGTCGGTGAACAGGATCAGCCGGCTGCCGGGCGGCGCGGCCAGCCGGACCGGGTCGTACGGGACCACCCCCGCGCCCAGCGGCGCACCCGCGGGCACGTCCACGTAGTCGACGGTGCCGTCCACGGACATCAGCAGCGGGGGCAGATGTCCTGCGCAGGCCAGGGTGTAGCTCGCGTCGGCCGGATCGTGGACCGCGATGAGGCAGGTGGCGACCTGGTCCTCCTCCAGATCCCTGGCGACCATGTCCATGCGGTCCAGCATCCGGTCGGGGGCGAGGTCCAGCGCGATGAGGGCACGTGCCACCGTCCGCAGCCTTCCCATCGTCGCGGCGGCAGGCAGGCCGTGCGCCATCACGTCGCCGACGACCAGGGCGGTGCGGCCGCCCGGCAGCGCGATCACGTCGAACCAGTCGCCTCCCACCCCACCCGGGTCCGCGGTCGGTGTGTAGCAGGTCGACACGTCCAGCCCCGGGGTCTGCGGCACCGCACGGGGCAGCAGACTGCGCTGCAGGGAGACCACGTGCTCGCGTTCGCGCCCGTACAGACGGGCGTTGTCGACGAAGACGGCCGCCTTGGAGGCGAGCTCGACGGCCAGCGCCAGGTCCGTAGGGGTGAACGGCGGACGGCCGGGGCCCCGGATGAAGTCCGCGGCCCCCAGCAGCACCCCGCGGGCGATCAGCGGCACCACCATGTAGCTGTGCACGCCGAGCTTGCGGAGCTGGACCGCGCCGCTCTTGGTCGGAGCGATCCGGACGAACTCCTCCGGCCGGATCCTGCCGATCAGGATGGGCCGGCGCGTCATGATGCACTGCACCCCGATGAAGGCGTCCTGGCTGGTGACCTCCCCAACGCGCTCCGGCTCCAGGCTCGTCAGGTCGTCGATCAGTGCCACGGCCATGGCACGCATGGCGGGCAGGTCCGGGCCCATCCACCGCTCGCCCTCCTCGCCGCCGAGCACCGACTCCAGCAGATCGACGGCCGCACCGTCGGAGAGGGCCGGGACGGCGAACTCCGCGAACTCCCGGGCCGTCCGCTGCAGGTCCAAGGTGGTCCCGATACGGCTGCCGGCCTCGTTCAGCCAGGACAGGTGACCGCGCGCGGCCGAGCGCCCCGCCGCCCGGAAGCTGCCCGGCATGGCCCGGCGTGCGCGCGCCGCGAGGGGTGCCTGCGGGCGGCGCCGCCACGTGCTGCGGTTGCCTTTCACCTGCCCGACCACCTTCCACCCCGCGAAGAGCCGACATCACCAGTGTGTCTCCGCCTCCTACCGGACCGCGGCGCACGGCGAGCACAGCCGGTGGATGTGCGCGTGCCGTGACAGCGGGTAGCGCGACGTGACCGTCCGAGATGTACGCCCGGCGCTCCTGGAACATCCGGGGCCGTGTACGTCGACGGCCCGCAGCCGGCCGCCGTGGCCGAGCCACCGTCACACGCCGCCCGACCTGGGCGGAATCCCGCTCCGGAGGTCACTGTCAGTGGCCGGGTGCAGACTTGCCCGTATCCGAGACAAGGACGTCCGGGAGGTGTCGGAATGACCGACGTACTGCTCACCGTGGGCACACGCAAGGGACTCTTCGTCGGCCGGAGGCGCGGCGGTGGATGGGAGTTCGAAGGACCTCACTTCAACGCGGAGGCGATCTACTCGGTCGCCATCGACAACCGCCGGGCCGGCCCCAGGCTGCTGGTCGGCGGGGTCAATTCGCACTGGGGCCCCTCGGTCATCCACTCCGACGATCTGGGCCGGAGCTGGACCGAGCCGAAGCAGCCCGCCGTGAAGTTCCCGCAGTTCACGGCGGCTTCGCTGGAACGGGTCTGGCAGCTGCATCCGGCCGGACCCGCCGCGCCGGATGTGGTGTACGCCGGCACCGAACCGGCCGCGCTGTTCAGGTCCCAGGACGGCGGAGAGACATTCGAGCTGGTCCGGGCGCTGTGGGAGCACCCGACCAGGGACCGGTGGGTGCCGGGCGGCGGCGGTGAGGGGCTGCACACGATCGTCACCGATCCGCGCGACGCACGGGCGGTGACCGTCGCGGTCTCCGCGGCCGGGGTGTTCCGCACCAGGGACGGCGGGGAGAGCTGGGCGCCCTCGAACAAGGGTGTCTCCGCGGTCTTTCTGCCGGATCCCCGGCCGGAGTTCGGCCAGTGCGTCCACAAGATCGCCCAGGACGCGGTCGATCCCGACCGGCTCTACCTCCAGAACCACTGGGGTGTCTACCGCAGTGATGACGCGGGGGCGAGCTGGACGGACATCGGTGGCGGGCTCCCTTCCGACTTCGGCTTCGCGGCGGCGGCCCACCCGCACCGGGCGGACACTGCCTATGTCTTCCCCATCAAGGCCGACGCGGACCGGGTGCCGGCCGGGCACAGGTGCCGGGTCTACCGCACCACCGACGCAGGGAGGAGCTGGGAGCCGCTGTCCGCGGGCCTTCCGGAGGGACGGCACTACGGCACCGTGCTGCGCGACGCACTGTGCACCGACAACGCCGACCCGGCGGGGGTGTACTTCGGCAACCGCAACGGCGAGGTGTACGCGAGCGCCGACGACGGGGACAGCTGGCAGCTGCTGGCCTCGCACCTTCCGGATGTGCTCTGCGTACGGGCGGCGATTATCGGATGAGGCGATCGTCCCGCCGCTGAACCACCAGAGTGACGCCTGTGGCAGCACGACCGTTGGAGGAAAACGTCGAACCGGGTTGGGCGGAAGCACTGGAGCCCGTGGCCGGACAGATTGCCGCGATGGGCGACTTCCTGCGGGCGGAGATAGCCGCAGGACGCACCTATCTGCCGACCGGGCCGAACATCCTCCGCCCCTTCCAGCAGCCGTTCGACGACGTACGCGTCCTGATCGTGGGTCAGGACCCCGAGTGCCCCTCCCGGCAACATTTGCTCCGTCGCGACGCTCCCCCAGCTACCGCTGGGGGTGCCCCCAGGGTGCCCCCGGGCACGCACGCTCGCTGCGTTGGCCGAAAACCCAAGGAGCGCTGCTACGAGGGCCTTCGGCCGCCTTGCGATCGCACGCACCGGACGCCGCTCCTCGACGGGCAACGTTGCCGACGACGCGTGCGGCGGCAACGCTGTCCGCCTCACGCCTCTCGAACACAACGACACCGCCGCGCCCCGGGGCCATGGGGCGCGGCGGTGGTTCTTGTCGGGCCGTCAGGCGAGGGTGACCTCGACCGGCAGGTGCTTGATGCCGTTGACGAAGTTGGAGCGGACGCGGGGGACGTCACCGGCCAGCTTGATGTCCGCGAGGCGCGGGATGAGCTCCTCGAACATGATGCGGATCTCGGTGCGGGCCAGCAGGTTGCCCAGGCACAGGTGGGGGCTGCCCTTGCCGAAGGTGACGTGGTCGTTGTTGGTGCGGGCGACGTCGAAGTCGTAGGGGTTGCCGAAGACCTCCTCGTCGCGGTTGCCGGAAGCGAACCACATGACGACCTTGTCGCCTTCCTTGATCCGCTTGCCGCCGAGTTCGACATCCCGGGTCGCGGTGCGCCGGAAGTGGTAGACGGGGGAGGCCCAGCGCAGGAACTCCTCGACGGCGGACGGGATCAACGACGGGTCGTCCTTGAGCCGTGCCAGCTGCTCCGGGTGCTGGAGCAGGGCGAGCATGGCGTGGGACATGGTGTGGCGGGTGGTCTCGTTGCCCGCGACCACCAACAGCAGGAAGTAGTTGTCGAAGTCCTGCGCCGAGAGCGGCACGCCGTCGCGCGGGGTGTCGTTGACGAGCCTGGAGACGATGTCGGTGCCGTCCTTGCCGCGCCGCTGGCGGGCGAGTTCACGGCCGTATTCGAAGACCTCCAGCGCGGCCGGGGAGCGGAACGGCAGGTCGCGGTACTTCTCGCTCTCCTCGCTCTCCAGCAGCACGTCCGCATAGTCCGGGTCGGTGTTGCCGACCATGCGGTTGCCCCAGTCGATGAGCTGCTGGTTGTCCTCCGGCGGCACGTCCAGCAGGCGGGCCAGGACATTGATGGGGAAGTCGGCGGAGACTTCGTTGACGAAGTCGAAGGTGCCCTTGGGGAGGGCGGCGTCCAGGGTCTGTGCGGTCAGGCCGCGCAGGAAGTCGCCGTAGCCGTTGATGACGTTCGCGCCGAACTGGCGCTGGATCACGCTGCGCAGGGCGCGGTGCCGTACGCCGTCCATCTCCAGGATGGAGGCGCGCTTCTTGATCTGGTCGTCGTCGACTTCTTCGAGGTTGACGAACCTGGTGGACGTGAAGGTCTCCGGGTCGCGGTCGACGGTGGCGATGTCCGCGTGCCGGGTGATGGCCCAGAAGCCGGAGTTGGGCGCCTCCTCCGGCTGCCAGTGAACCGGGTCCTCGTGGCGCAGGGTGTGGAACATCCGCCAGGGCTTGGTGGGGTCGGTGAAGTTGTCGAGGTCGGCGAGGTCGACCTCGTCCAGCGGGAGGGGCTCGGCAAGGCGAGCGCGCAGTTCGGCGCTGGTGGTGGGGGTGGCGGGGACGGCGGGGCTTGCCATGGTGGGTCCTTCCGGGCGGGAGCCTCACGGCTGGGAATGCGGCCTCGGTGGCCTACGGGTGAGGGCTGGGCGGGGCTTACAGGTGGTAGGCGTACTCGGTGAACTCCCAGTCGGTGACGTGCCGGCCGAAGCGTTCGGCCTCGTCCCGCTTGTAGGTGAGGAAGGACGTGGTGAAGTCCTTGCCGAGGACGTCGGTCAGTTCGGTGTCGGCCTCCAGCGCGTCGAGGGCGGCGGGCAGGGTCA includes these proteins:
- a CDS encoding cytochrome P450; this encodes MDLTHCKLYRLDPAADPAEEARQLRGLGPLVPVELPGGVAAWTATDLATARRIFGHEDLTKDPAYWPALADGRVPDSWELIALVRGAGMLHQGGAEHRRLRQLVSAAFTRAPIEALRPRIMEIADELMDQLGSTDEPVDLRERFAYPLPVRVICEVLGVPATAVSELRHRFERLVTPQEGATGEADIRVAVADIFSTLTSLLEVKRTSPGDDLTTALIQSRDAGDRLSEQELVETLFLILIAGHETTLNSITNTVHAFLKNPASLAMALERDDAQTWGAAVDEGLRQSGPVRHALMRYAVVDVEIAGVRVAKGDPVIASLVAAGRDPGRHENAEEFDISRSAPHDHAAFGFGAHYCLGARLAKIETEIALRSLFSRYPKLALATEPERLASISTNGYQSLWVHLNGGEMPEASGETIHQVNVGTNS
- a CDS encoding cytochrome P450 gives rise to the protein MASPAVPATPTTSAELRARLAEPLPLDEVDLADLDNFTDPTKPWRMFHTLRHEDPVHWQPEEAPNSGFWAITRHADIATVDRDPETFTSTRFVNLEEVDDDQIKKRASILEMDGVRHRALRSVIQRQFGANVINGYGDFLRGLTAQTLDAALPKGTFDFVNEVSADFPINVLARLLDVPPEDNQQLIDWGNRMVGNTDPDYADVLLESEESEKYRDLPFRSPAALEVFEYGRELARQRRGKDGTDIVSRLVNDTPRDGVPLSAQDFDNYFLLLVVAGNETTRHTMSHAMLALLQHPEQLARLKDDPSLIPSAVEEFLRWASPVYHFRRTATRDVELGGKRIKEGDKVVMWFASGNRDEEVFGNPYDFDVARTNNDHVTFGKGSPHLCLGNLLARTEIRIMFEELIPRLADIKLAGDVPRVRSNFVNGIKHLPVEVTLA
- a CDS encoding exo-alpha-sialidase, with protein sequence MTDVLLTVGTRKGLFVGRRRGGGWEFEGPHFNAEAIYSVAIDNRRAGPRLLVGGVNSHWGPSVIHSDDLGRSWTEPKQPAVKFPQFTAASLERVWQLHPAGPAAPDVVYAGTEPAALFRSQDGGETFELVRALWEHPTRDRWVPGGGGEGLHTIVTDPRDARAVTVAVSAAGVFRTRDGGESWAPSNKGVSAVFLPDPRPEFGQCVHKIAQDAVDPDRLYLQNHWGVYRSDDAGASWTDIGGGLPSDFGFAAAAHPHRADTAYVFPIKADADRVPAGHRCRVYRTTDAGRSWEPLSAGLPEGRHYGTVLRDALCTDNADPAGVYFGNRNGEVYASADDGDSWQLLASHLPDVLCVRAAIIG
- a CDS encoding ATP-binding SpoIIE family protein phosphatase, which encodes MPGSFRAAGRSAARGHLSWLNEAGSRIGTTLDLQRTAREFAEFAVPALSDGAAVDLLESVLGGEEGERWMGPDLPAMRAMAVALIDDLTSLEPERVGEVTSQDAFIGVQCIMTRRPILIGRIRPEEFVRIAPTKSGAVQLRKLGVHSYMVVPLIARGVLLGAADFIRGPGRPPFTPTDLALAVELASKAAVFVDNARLYGREREHVVSLQRSLLPRAVPQTPGLDVSTCYTPTADPGGVGGDWFDVIALPGGRTALVVGDVMAHGLPAAATMGRLRTVARALIALDLAPDRMLDRMDMVARDLEEDQVATCLIAVHDPADASYTLACAGHLPPLLMSVDGTVDYVDVPAGAPLGAGVVPYDPVRLAAPPGSRLILFTDGLVKTRTEDIDVQMERLLHHVAGMAPDGLDAEALSAFGPVAHPRLDEAALIVAATRPSVTDPDVRVWPLPHDGTAAGIARELVRERLGHWQLTELTDVTELVVSELVGNALRYGGGPGHLRLLRHDRLVVEVTDTGPDLPQIQHSGLTDEGGRGLQLVNMLCRRWGACRTTSGKLVWAEQDIPDMSPAGAHPPGS